The Flavobacterium faecale genome has a segment encoding these proteins:
- a CDS encoding RNA polymerase sigma factor → MATTIEHSDALLVKDYVAGNEKALETLIKRHQSRIYGFIYSKIADSDISNDIFQDTFIKVIKTLKNDSYNEEGKFLPWVMRIAHNLIIDHFRRNKKMPMFRETESFSIFSIMSDDTLNVENQIISDQVECDVRKLLDELPQDQKEVLLMRMYQDMSFKEIAEVTGVSINTSLGRMRYALMNLRKVIDKHQIVLTN, encoded by the coding sequence ATGGCTACTACTATAGAACACTCAGATGCTTTATTGGTCAAAGATTATGTAGCAGGGAATGAAAAAGCCTTGGAAACATTAATCAAAAGACATCAATCAAGAATATACGGTTTCATCTATTCAAAAATTGCAGATTCCGATATATCCAACGATATATTTCAAGATACATTTATCAAAGTAATCAAGACATTAAAAAATGATTCGTATAACGAAGAAGGAAAGTTTCTTCCGTGGGTAATGCGTATTGCACACAATTTGATTATCGACCATTTCAGAAGAAATAAAAAAATGCCAATGTTTAGAGAAACAGAGAGCTTTTCAATTTTTTCGATCATGTCTGACGATACACTCAATGTAGAAAACCAAATCATCAGTGATCAAGTAGAATGTGATGTGCGCAAATTATTAGACGAGTTGCCACAAGACCAAAAAGAAGTTTTGTTAATGCGCATGTATCAAGACATGAGTTTTAAAGAAATTGCAGAGGTTACAGGAGTTAGTATCAATACCTCATTAGGTCGCATGAGATATGCCTTAATGAACTTACGAAAAGTCATAGACAAACATCAAATTGTTTTGACCAATTAA
- a CDS encoding endonuclease III domain-containing protein, with protein MTKQERVTFVINTLKEYYPTIPIPLDHKDPYTLLIAVLLSAQCTDVRVNQITPLLFARADNPYDMIKMSVEEIKEIIRPCGLSPMKSKGIHGLSHILIDKHGGVVPQSFEYLEELPAVGHKTASVVMSQAFGVPAFPVDTHIHRLMYRWNLTNGKNVVQTEKDAKRLFPEEIWNDLHLQMIWYGREFSPARGWDLDKDIITKTIGRKTVLDGYAKK; from the coding sequence ATGACTAAGCAAGAGCGCGTAACATTTGTTATAAATACGTTAAAAGAATACTACCCCACCATTCCGATTCCGTTGGACCATAAGGATCCTTATACTTTATTGATAGCAGTTTTGCTGTCTGCACAATGTACGGATGTGCGTGTGAACCAGATTACGCCTTTACTATTTGCCCGTGCGGATAACCCGTATGACATGATTAAAATGAGCGTAGAAGAAATAAAGGAGATCATACGACCATGCGGACTGTCGCCAATGAAATCAAAGGGAATTCATGGGTTGTCGCATATTTTGATCGATAAGCATGGTGGTGTGGTGCCGCAAAGTTTTGAGTATTTGGAAGAACTACCCGCGGTGGGACACAAAACGGCAAGTGTGGTAATGTCTCAAGCTTTTGGGGTACCCGCTTTTCCGGTTGATACGCACATTCATCGCTTGATGTACCGCTGGAATTTGACAAATGGTAAAAATGTGGTCCAAACAGAGAAGGATGCCAAACGTCTTTTTCCTGAAGAAATCTGGAACGACTTGCATTTGCAAATGATTTGGTATGGTAGAGAATTTTCGCCTGCGCGTGGTTGGGATCTTGATAAAGATATCATTACAAAGACAATTGGACGTAAAACAGTTTTGGACGGCTATGCTAAAAAATAA
- a CDS encoding SusC/RagA family TonB-linked outer membrane protein encodes MKNRISRYLKKSTYLGLFLTLMSVQEFYAQQVTGRVTDETSQGVPGVNVLKKGTSSGVSTDLDGKFTIAAKEGDVLLVSFIGYNPQSIKVGKSSTINVKLAPDVASLEEVVVIGYGTAKKKDVTGAVSQVTAKSFADQPVVRVEDALQGRASGVMVSKSSGAPGGEIKVRVRGVNSITGSNDPLVVIDGLIGGDLSSLNPNDIASMDVLKDASATAVYGVRGSNGVIVITTKKGSGKGKINVDYFTSIATIPKYLPTLADNVGDFARIENARRGTAFFTAADITAIEAQGGTNYQKEILRTGISKNLQISASGSEGKLRYFISGNYNNVEGIIINTNAEKFAARSNVEAQVNDKLKVGLNLFVNRFQNHNNFETFGSDQGSLIYKALTWDPTTPVYNANGEYNLRSTRSVASLNQNPVYTLDNSDFQQVQDLLNATFNLSYNISKDFTYSLVLGSAINNNSAQNYFVENNNNIPSAGFDTNKFTSYQMSNILTWHKEFGKHDLKITGVQEYNNSKNYINSFSGLNISLPKGYYFNQFADASSKKYASNFAQQELQSFMLRGEYIFNNNLSVTVTTRRDASSVFAKDNRVGYFPSAAVGYSLDEFLPKESFVHALKLRLGWGQVGNQNIGAYATDTRYNNVSYSFDGTTASPGIFLLNYGNKDLNWETTTQSNFGVDLGFQDRRGNLSVDVYKKNTTDLLLNNPLSGLDGGGGAGGSARGFITNNVGEVSNKGIDVNLGYDIFKNDDFTWNSNVSVSYVKNKVEKLSDGRTKIDGTFVAPGGQSRVLNVIELGQSLGQLYGATFLGTWKTEDVIPVSKTTGTPAGVPGQAKYVLDDNNNVAFGAIGNGTPKMFLGWNNSITYKNWNCNIFVQSVSGFDIYNMTQAGINGGAGDSRSFMSAEQVNQWTAANQTNVPTNSIFSNSSKFLENGNFIRLSNLNIGYTFKDVAGFKNTSLKVYASGQNLFLFTKYSGYDPENTTTRSTQGTSDVTAGINAGAFPTPRTYTLGLKFQL; translated from the coding sequence ATGAAAAACAGAATTTCAAGGTATTTGAAAAAAAGTACCTATTTAGGTCTTTTCTTGACACTGATGAGTGTTCAAGAATTTTATGCCCAACAAGTAACGGGTAGAGTGACAGACGAAACCAGTCAAGGAGTTCCAGGAGTTAATGTACTTAAAAAAGGAACTAGCTCAGGCGTTTCTACAGATTTGGATGGTAAATTTACTATCGCTGCCAAAGAAGGAGATGTATTATTAGTTTCGTTTATAGGGTATAATCCCCAAAGTATTAAGGTAGGGAAGTCGTCCACTATTAATGTAAAATTGGCGCCAGACGTAGCTTCTCTTGAAGAAGTTGTAGTTATTGGATATGGTACTGCCAAGAAAAAAGATGTTACTGGTGCTGTAAGTCAGGTAACCGCAAAATCATTTGCAGATCAACCAGTCGTGCGTGTAGAGGATGCATTACAAGGTAGAGCATCTGGTGTAATGGTATCGAAGTCAAGTGGTGCTCCTGGTGGAGAGATCAAAGTGCGTGTGAGAGGGGTGAACTCTATTACAGGTAGTAATGATCCACTAGTGGTAATTGATGGTTTAATTGGAGGAGACTTGAGTTCTTTGAATCCAAATGACATTGCATCTATGGATGTTTTAAAAGATGCATCGGCTACAGCTGTTTATGGAGTTCGTGGTTCAAATGGGGTAATTGTTATTACAACTAAGAAAGGATCGGGAAAAGGAAAAATAAATGTAGATTACTTTACATCTATAGCAACAATTCCAAAATATTTGCCAACATTGGCTGATAATGTAGGTGATTTTGCTCGAATAGAAAATGCTCGTAGAGGTACGGCTTTCTTTACTGCTGCTGATATTACTGCAATTGAAGCGCAAGGTGGTACAAATTACCAAAAAGAAATATTGAGAACTGGAATTTCAAAAAACTTACAGATTTCGGCTAGTGGTTCTGAAGGGAAATTAAGATATTTTATTTCTGGAAATTACAATAATGTAGAAGGAATTATTATTAATACCAATGCAGAGAAATTTGCAGCACGTTCTAATGTAGAAGCACAAGTAAATGATAAGTTGAAAGTGGGATTGAACCTGTTTGTGAATCGTTTTCAAAACCATAATAATTTTGAAACTTTTGGAAGTGATCAAGGAAGTTTGATCTACAAGGCTTTGACTTGGGATCCTACTACGCCAGTGTACAATGCAAACGGAGAATACAATTTGCGTTCTACTAGAAGTGTAGCTTCTTTGAATCAAAATCCAGTATATACTTTAGATAATAGTGATTTTCAACAAGTACAAGATCTGTTAAATGCGACTTTTAATTTAAGTTATAATATTTCTAAAGATTTTACGTATAGTTTAGTCCTTGGATCTGCGATTAACAATAATAGTGCACAAAACTATTTTGTGGAGAATAATAATAATATCCCGTCTGCAGGATTCGATACTAATAAATTCACTTCGTATCAAATGTCAAATATCTTGACATGGCACAAAGAATTTGGTAAACATGATTTGAAAATAACAGGAGTGCAAGAGTATAATAACTCTAAAAATTACATCAACTCTTTTTCTGGTTTGAATATTTCTTTACCAAAAGGATATTACTTCAATCAATTTGCTGATGCCTCTAGTAAAAAGTACGCCAGTAATTTTGCACAACAAGAGTTACAATCCTTCATGCTTCGTGGAGAGTATATCTTCAATAATAACTTATCGGTAACTGTAACCACTAGACGTGATGCTTCATCTGTCTTTGCAAAAGATAACAGAGTTGGGTACTTCCCATCTGCAGCAGTTGGGTATAGTCTTGACGAATTCTTACCGAAAGAAAGTTTTGTACATGCTTTAAAACTACGATTGGGTTGGGGACAAGTAGGAAATCAAAATATTGGTGCTTATGCTACGGATACAAGATACAACAATGTGTCGTATTCATTTGATGGAACAACGGCTTCGCCAGGTATCTTTCTTTTAAATTACGGAAATAAAGATTTGAATTGGGAAACGACTACACAATCCAATTTTGGAGTTGACTTAGGTTTTCAAGATAGAAGAGGAAATTTAAGTGTTGATGTTTACAAAAAGAACACTACTGATTTATTGTTAAATAATCCATTATCTGGATTAGATGGTGGTGGTGGTGCCGGAGGTAGTGCTCGTGGTTTTATCACTAATAATGTTGGAGAAGTAAGTAATAAAGGTATTGATGTAAACTTAGGTTACGATATTTTTAAAAATGATGATTTTACTTGGAACTCCAATGTTTCAGTTTCTTATGTAAAAAATAAGGTTGAAAAATTGAGCGACGGTAGAACTAAAATTGATGGAACTTTTGTTGCACCAGGAGGTCAATCAAGGGTATTAAACGTAATTGAATTAGGACAATCATTAGGACAGCTATACGGTGCTACATTTTTAGGAACATGGAAAACAGAGGATGTTATTCCAGTAAGCAAAACAACAGGAACTCCTGCAGGTGTTCCAGGACAAGCAAAATATGTTTTGGATGACAATAACAACGTAGCCTTTGGTGCTATTGGAAATGGAACACCAAAAATGTTTTTAGGTTGGAACAACTCTATTACTTACAAAAATTGGAACTGTAATATCTTTGTTCAAAGTGTTTCTGGGTTTGATATTTACAACATGACACAAGCAGGTATTAATGGAGGTGCTGGAGATTCAAGAAGTTTCATGTCTGCAGAGCAAGTAAATCAATGGACGGCTGCAAACCAAACTAATGTACCAACCAATTCAATTTTTTCAAACTCCTCTAAATTCTTAGAGAACGGAAACTTTATCAGGTTGAGCAACTTAAATATTGGATATACTTTTAAAGATGTTGCAGGATTCAAAAATACGTCTCTTAAGGTATATGCTTCTGGACAAAATTTATTTTTGTTTACTAAATATTCAGGTTACGATCCAGAAAATACTACAACAAGATCTACACAAGGTACATCTGATGTTACAGCGGGGATCAATGCAGGAGCATTTCCTACGCCAAGAACATATACATTGGGACTTAAATTTCAATTGTAA
- the bcp gene encoding thioredoxin-dependent thiol peroxidase, which translates to MTTLKQGDKAPNFSGLDQDGNVHTLADYAGKKLVVFFYPKASTPGCTAEACDLRDNFARFEANNYALLGVSADAAAKQTKFKEKYELPFPLLADEDRSVIEAFGVWGPKKFMGKEYDGIHRTTFVINEEGVIDEVIEKVKTKEHAAQILK; encoded by the coding sequence ATGACAACATTAAAACAAGGAGATAAAGCACCCAATTTTTCAGGACTAGACCAAGACGGAAACGTACATACGCTAGCAGATTACGCAGGCAAAAAACTAGTGGTTTTCTTTTATCCAAAAGCAAGTACACCTGGATGTACTGCTGAGGCATGTGACCTACGTGACAATTTTGCCCGTTTTGAAGCCAATAATTACGCACTTTTGGGAGTAAGCGCAGATGCCGCTGCAAAACAAACAAAATTTAAAGAAAAGTATGAACTGCCTTTTCCATTACTTGCCGATGAAGATCGCTCAGTGATAGAAGCCTTTGGTGTTTGGGGACCAAAAAAGTTCATGGGAAAAGAGTATGATGGTATCCACCGTACTACCTTTGTGATTAACGAAGAAGGCGTTATCGATGAGGTGATAGAAAAAGTAAAAACAAAAGAACACGCTGCTCAAATTTTGAAGTAA
- a CDS encoding MBL fold metallo-hydrolase yields MIVNFLGTGTSQGIPIIGSDHPVCLSSDSKDKRLRVSIWIRWDDYSYVIDCGPDFRQQMLRANCKKVDGILFTHEHADHTAGIDDIRPFNFRQGEMPIYAHPRVIENIKSRFAYIFQTENKYPGAPSVRTIEIANNHPFELGHKSIIPIDALHGDLQVFGFRIDRFAYLTDVKSIEESEIAKLNDLDVLVINALREEPHFSHFNLQDALDFIALVKPKKAYLTHISHIMGFHEEVQKKLPENVFLAYDNLEITL; encoded by the coding sequence TTGATAGTAAATTTTTTGGGTACAGGTACCTCTCAGGGAATTCCGATAATTGGTAGTGATCATCCAGTATGCTTGAGTTCGGATAGTAAAGATAAAAGACTACGGGTTTCAATTTGGATCCGGTGGGATGACTATTCATATGTGATAGATTGTGGTCCCGATTTTAGGCAGCAAATGTTGCGTGCCAATTGCAAAAAAGTAGACGGTATCTTGTTCACGCACGAGCATGCAGACCATACTGCGGGTATTGATGATATTCGTCCTTTTAACTTTCGACAGGGCGAAATGCCGATCTATGCGCATCCGCGAGTAATTGAAAATATTAAGTCGCGTTTTGCCTACATTTTTCAAACAGAAAATAAATATCCTGGCGCTCCTTCAGTGCGAACTATTGAAATCGCCAACAACCATCCATTTGAACTAGGACACAAATCCATTATTCCTATTGATGCTTTGCATGGTGATTTGCAGGTTTTTGGATTTCGAATTGATCGTTTTGCTTATTTGACAGATGTAAAATCAATAGAAGAAAGTGAAATAGCGAAGTTAAATGACTTGGATGTTTTGGTTATCAATGCATTGCGTGAAGAGCCTCATTTTTCGCATTTCAATTTGCAAGATGCGTTAGATTTTATAGCTTTGGTTAAACCTAAAAAGGCTTATCTGACTCACATAAGTCATATTATGGGCTTTCATGAAGAGGTACAAAAAAAGTTGCCAGAAAATGTATTTTTGGCTTATGATAATTTAGAAATTACACTATAA
- a CDS encoding glycoside hydrolase family 16 protein — MKKYALLFLISTLAIAQPKGKKLVWEEQFSGKELSSNWNIELGDGCPNCGWGNNERQLYSDQNHKLVEGNLVITATKEGNKYSSTRITTQGKKEFQYGYFEARAKLPVGQGVWPAFWMLGSNIKQVGWPKCGEIDILEYVGKEPNIVFTSLHTQDSHGNTINTKKTKIETIEQGFHLYAIDWSKDKIAFFVDNKLVYTFEPKTKTEATWPYNQPFYFLINLAIGGDFGGPEVDDSIFPQKFEIDYIKVYQ, encoded by the coding sequence ATGAAGAAGTATGCACTCTTATTTTTGATTTCAACGCTGGCCATTGCACAACCAAAAGGGAAAAAGCTGGTATGGGAAGAACAATTTTCAGGTAAGGAACTAAGTTCAAACTGGAATATTGAGCTAGGTGATGGCTGCCCTAATTGTGGTTGGGGAAACAATGAACGCCAACTGTATTCTGATCAAAACCATAAATTGGTTGAGGGAAACCTAGTGATTACAGCTACCAAAGAGGGTAATAAATACAGTTCTACTCGAATAACTACTCAAGGAAAAAAGGAATTTCAGTACGGGTATTTTGAAGCAAGAGCAAAGTTACCAGTTGGACAAGGTGTATGGCCTGCCTTTTGGATGTTGGGGTCAAATATCAAGCAAGTTGGATGGCCTAAATGTGGTGAAATTGATATTTTAGAATATGTGGGTAAGGAACCTAATATCGTTTTTACTTCCCTGCATACGCAAGACAGTCATGGCAATACTATTAATACAAAGAAAACCAAGATTGAAACAATCGAACAAGGTTTCCACTTGTATGCAATAGACTGGAGCAAAGATAAAATTGCATTCTTTGTAGATAACAAATTGGTGTATACCTTTGAGCCAAAAACTAAAACAGAAGCGACATGGCCGTACAATCAGCCGTTTTATTTCTTGATTAATCTAGCAATAGGTGGTGATTTTGGTGGTCCCGAAGTAGATGACTCTATTTTTCCGCAAAAGTTTGAAATAGATTATATAAAAGTTTATCAGTAA
- a CDS encoding TonB-dependent receptor produces the protein MGTEIKLKGDKVIEQIPSVKDKALRINLNENIYGTFAEIGAGQETVRHFFRAGGSSGTIAKAMSAYDKDFSDAVYGIEPDGRYVTESRLKRMLNHEVNLIEQRLNREKHPNKMFFSYANTVATIDFAKQFKGHGWVGISYQIEPEEAYNEIILHIRFKETDVRLQQETLGILGVNLIYGAYYKYNDPKKLLRYLYDHLDKDQLEIDTINFSGPRFAEVDNRLMSLQLVKNGMTDAVMFNPQGKNVLPAAILYKKNILALRGSFRPVTKVNMDMYKKSLEMFIQENKVDEKNTLAIFEITLSNLRSDGEIDERDFMDRAELLCALGQTVMISNFQEYYKVVEYFSNYTKARMGLAMGVNNLIDIFDEKYYRHLSGGILEAFGKLFFRDMKVFLYPMVDENGEIETSLNLKVHPRMKELYKFFKFNGKVIDIENYDPDNLTVFSREVLKMISSGKTGWEPMLPDGIPEIIKAGNLFGYEPNNFLEEKN, from the coding sequence ATGGGTACTGAGATCAAATTAAAGGGTGACAAAGTCATCGAGCAAATACCTTCAGTTAAGGATAAGGCGCTTCGCATCAATTTAAACGAAAACATTTACGGGACTTTTGCCGAAATAGGTGCTGGACAAGAAACAGTTAGGCACTTTTTTAGAGCTGGAGGATCTTCTGGAACCATTGCAAAAGCGATGTCGGCATACGACAAAGATTTTAGCGATGCCGTTTACGGAATAGAGCCAGACGGTCGCTATGTGACCGAAAGTCGCCTAAAAAGAATGCTTAATCATGAAGTAAATTTAATTGAACAACGTTTAAATCGTGAAAAACATCCCAATAAGATGTTCTTTAGCTACGCTAATACAGTAGCAACTATCGATTTTGCAAAACAATTTAAAGGACACGGATGGGTCGGGATTAGTTACCAAATTGAACCTGAAGAAGCGTATAACGAAATAATCTTACACATTCGTTTTAAAGAAACTGATGTACGTTTGCAACAAGAAACATTAGGTATTCTTGGAGTAAACTTAATATATGGCGCTTATTACAAATACAATGATCCAAAAAAATTGTTGCGTTATTTGTATGATCACCTTGACAAAGACCAACTTGAAATTGATACCATCAATTTTTCTGGACCTCGTTTTGCCGAAGTAGACAATCGTTTGATGAGTTTGCAATTGGTTAAAAACGGTATGACAGATGCCGTGATGTTTAATCCGCAAGGGAAAAACGTTTTGCCAGCTGCCATTTTGTACAAGAAGAACATCCTTGCTTTGAGAGGAAGTTTTCGTCCTGTGACCAAAGTTAACATGGACATGTACAAGAAATCCTTGGAGATGTTTATCCAAGAAAACAAAGTAGACGAAAAAAACACCTTGGCTATTTTTGAAATTACCTTGTCTAACTTACGTTCTGATGGTGAAATTGACGAGCGTGACTTTATGGACAGAGCCGAATTGCTTTGTGCACTTGGACAAACGGTAATGATCTCAAATTTTCAAGAATATTATAAAGTTGTCGAATATTTCTCTAACTATACCAAAGCCCGCATGGGATTGGCAATGGGAGTAAATAATTTAATTGATATATTTGATGAGAAGTACTACCGCCATTTAAGCGGAGGTATCTTGGAAGCTTTTGGAAAATTATTTTTTAGGGACATGAAAGTGTTTTTATATCCAATGGTGGACGAAAATGGAGAAATTGAAACTTCTCTCAACTTGAAAGTACATCCTAGAATGAAAGAATTGTACAAGTTCTTTAAATTTAATGGTAAAGTAATTGACATCGAAAATTATGATCCAGATAATTTAACTGTATTTTCTAGAGAAGTTCTAAAAATGATAAGCAGCGGAAAAACAGGATGGGAGCCTATGTTGCCAGATGGTATTCCGGAGATTATAAAAGCAGGTAATTTATTTGGTTACGAGCCGAATAACTTTTTAGAAGAAAAAAATTAA
- the bglX gene encoding beta-glucosidase BglX, translating to MRKLQTVSFVLSAVAVLSCSHKITQPKAAFVTKNNLDTRVDSVLKLMTLDEKIGQLNQYNGFWEITGPTPKDGQAAKKYADLKNGLVGSMLNVKGVKDVRALQKIAVEETRLGIPLIFGFDVIHGYKTISPIPLAEAASWDMAEIKKSAAVAAEEAASVGLNWTFAPMVDIARDARWGRVMEGAGEDPFLGSQIAVARVTGFQGDDLTKRNTILACAKHFAGYAFAESGRDYNTVDVGESTLQNIIFPPFKAALDAGVRTFMNSFNELNGVPATGNKYLQRTILKGDWKFDGFIVSDWGSINEMIAHGHAKDSKQAAEIAINAGSDMDMESSAYVEHLATLVKEGKVKEALIDDAARRILKVKFELGLFDNPYLYCDENYEKETVGKPAFHEAVLDMAKKSIVLLKNEKELLPLKKSGQKIVLIGALANDKTSPLGSWRIGADDNTAVSLLEGMKKYTGNALTYVKGADVAVGRTEFVWETKINMTDKSGFAEAIAAAKNADVVVLSLGEHGLQSGEGRSRTDLGLPGVQQELLEEVYKVNPNVVLVLNNGRPLAIPWADAHVPAIVEGWQLGTESGNAIAQVLYGDYNPSGKLPMTFPRNVGQLPLYYNYKSTGRPMMNEPESVFWSHYQDEKNTPLYPFGYGLSYTKFDYSNLELNQSSFSNDGKIEVSVTLKNSGKYAGKEVVQLYIHDIFASITRPVKELKGFEMVELQPNESKKVTFVIDKKTIEFYTANSKWEAEAGDFKVFVGGSSAKTLEADFQYQKN from the coding sequence ATGAGAAAATTACAAACAGTATCATTTGTCCTGTCTGCCGTTGCGGTGCTTAGTTGTAGTCATAAAATTACACAGCCAAAAGCAGCTTTTGTAACTAAAAATAATTTAGACACTAGAGTAGATTCAGTTTTGAAATTGATGACTTTAGACGAAAAAATTGGACAACTGAACCAATACAACGGCTTTTGGGAAATCACAGGTCCAACACCAAAGGATGGTCAGGCAGCAAAAAAATATGCCGATTTAAAAAATGGTTTGGTCGGTTCTATGCTAAATGTCAAAGGTGTTAAAGATGTAAGAGCACTTCAAAAAATTGCTGTAGAAGAAACCCGTTTAGGTATTCCGCTTATTTTTGGTTTTGATGTCATCCACGGTTACAAAACGATCAGTCCAATTCCACTTGCTGAAGCGGCAAGCTGGGATATGGCCGAAATCAAAAAGTCGGCTGCTGTTGCTGCAGAAGAAGCGGCATCTGTTGGTTTGAACTGGACATTTGCACCTATGGTAGATATCGCACGTGATGCCCGTTGGGGTCGTGTGATGGAAGGCGCTGGAGAAGATCCATTTTTGGGAAGTCAAATTGCGGTCGCACGTGTAACGGGTTTTCAAGGTGATGACTTGACCAAGAGAAATACAATATTGGCTTGTGCCAAACATTTTGCTGGTTATGCTTTTGCAGAATCAGGTCGCGATTACAACACTGTTGATGTAGGCGAATCTACATTGCAAAACATTATCTTTCCTCCGTTTAAGGCGGCTTTGGATGCAGGTGTACGCACCTTTATGAACTCTTTTAATGAATTAAACGGGGTTCCAGCCACGGGTAATAAATATTTGCAGAGAACGATTTTAAAGGGTGACTGGAAATTTGATGGTTTTATAGTATCAGATTGGGGATCAATCAACGAAATGATTGCTCACGGTCATGCTAAAGATAGTAAGCAAGCCGCAGAGATTGCAATCAATGCAGGATCAGATATGGATATGGAGTCTAGTGCTTATGTTGAGCACTTAGCAACTTTGGTCAAAGAAGGCAAAGTAAAAGAAGCTTTAATTGATGATGCTGCTCGCAGAATCTTAAAAGTGAAATTTGAATTGGGCTTATTCGATAATCCTTATTTGTATTGTGATGAGAACTATGAGAAAGAAACAGTAGGGAAACCGGCTTTTCATGAAGCAGTTTTGGACATGGCAAAAAAATCAATCGTTTTATTAAAGAACGAAAAAGAGCTTTTACCACTGAAAAAATCAGGGCAAAAAATTGTTCTTATTGGTGCATTAGCCAATGATAAAACGAGTCCGCTTGGAAGTTGGAGAATTGGTGCTGATGATAATACAGCAGTTTCTCTTCTTGAGGGAATGAAAAAATATACAGGCAATGCATTAACCTATGTAAAAGGTGCTGACGTAGCTGTTGGAAGAACAGAGTTTGTATGGGAAACCAAAATCAACATGACTGACAAAAGCGGTTTTGCAGAAGCAATCGCAGCAGCAAAAAATGCCGACGTGGTAGTGTTGTCATTAGGGGAACATGGTTTACAATCTGGAGAGGGTAGAAGTAGAACTGATTTGGGCTTGCCTGGTGTTCAACAAGAACTTCTTGAAGAGGTGTACAAAGTAAATCCAAATGTAGTTTTAGTTCTTAATAATGGTCGTCCGTTGGCTATTCCTTGGGCCGATGCTCATGTACCAGCCATTGTTGAAGGTTGGCAGTTAGGAACTGAAAGTGGTAATGCTATTGCACAAGTACTTTATGGAGATTACAATCCAAGCGGAAAATTACCTATGACGTTCCCTAGAAACGTAGGCCAGTTACCGTTATATTACAATTACAAAAGTACGGGTCGCCCAATGATGAATGAACCAGAAAGCGTTTTTTGGTCGCATTATCAAGACGAAAAAAATACACCTCTTTATCCATTTGGTTATGGTTTGAGTTATACTAAATTTGATTATTCGAATCTTGAATTAAATCAAAGTTCATTTTCGAATGACGGAAAAATTGAGGTTTCAGTTACGCTGAAAAATAGTGGGAAGTATGCCGGAAAAGAAGTTGTTCAACTCTACATCCATGATATTTTTGCTTCGATTACAAGACCTGTAAAAGAGCTAAAAGGATTTGAAATGGTCGAATTACAGCCTAACGAATCTAAAAAAGTAACTTTTGTTATTGACAAAAAAACAATTGAGTTTTATACAGCAAATTCTAAATGGGAAGCTGAAGCAGGAGATTTTAAAGTGTTTGTTGGCGGAAGTTCTGCAAAAACATTAGAGGCTGATTTTCAATACCAAAAAAACTAG